The following proteins are co-located in the Nocardioides piscis genome:
- a CDS encoding branched-chain amino acid ABC transporter permease gives MSKTSPLKGITSFGDKVAALPKPVKIALWILLALFAYALPLLEPPFISPPGTDFGGVLFTVTIYCIVALGLNIVVGYAGLLDLGYVGFYAVGAYTAAILTTFHANWPLLLALPMAVLASTISGILLGWPTLRVRGDYLAIVTLGFGEIIRLIAVNTEWLGAAKGINNIARPPGIDLFEIPHLNWDSGTPLLDFNDTTKFIEFGVLDQIPYYWMGLTVVILVLFADRLIKDSRVGRAWEASREDEDAAELMGVPTFRFKLLAFATGAFIGGLAGALYASRQSFINPLSFLLLYSIMFLAAVVIGGQGNRWGVLVGAFVVAYLPERFREFTDFRVLVFGAALMLLAIFRSEGLLPPRRTVRAKQVEAEIEALEEGADGEETSRV, from the coding sequence ATGAGCAAGACATCGCCCCTCAAGGGCATCACGAGCTTCGGCGACAAGGTCGCCGCACTGCCCAAGCCGGTCAAGATCGCTCTGTGGATCTTGCTCGCCCTGTTTGCCTACGCGCTGCCCCTGCTGGAGCCACCCTTCATCTCCCCTCCGGGCACGGACTTCGGAGGGGTGCTGTTCACGGTCACGATCTACTGCATCGTCGCCCTGGGGCTGAACATCGTGGTGGGCTACGCCGGTCTGCTCGACCTGGGCTACGTCGGGTTCTACGCCGTCGGTGCCTACACCGCAGCGATCCTCACCACCTTCCACGCCAACTGGCCGTTGCTGCTGGCCCTGCCGATGGCCGTGCTCGCGTCCACCATCTCCGGCATCCTCCTGGGTTGGCCGACGCTGCGCGTTCGTGGTGACTACCTGGCCATCGTGACCCTCGGGTTCGGTGAGATCATCCGACTGATCGCGGTCAACACCGAGTGGTTGGGTGCGGCCAAGGGGATCAACAACATCGCTCGTCCACCAGGCATCGACCTCTTCGAGATCCCCCACCTCAACTGGGACAGCGGGACGCCGTTGCTCGACTTCAACGACACCACCAAGTTCATCGAGTTCGGGGTGCTCGACCAGATCCCGTACTACTGGATGGGCCTCACCGTCGTCATCCTGGTGCTGTTCGCCGACCGGCTGATCAAGGACAGCCGGGTCGGGAGGGCCTGGGAGGCATCGCGCGAGGACGAGGACGCCGCTGAGCTGATGGGGGTCCCGACCTTCCGGTTCAAGCTGCTCGCCTTCGCCACCGGTGCCTTCATCGGTGGCCTGGCCGGCGCGCTCTACGCCAGCCGTCAGTCCTTCATCAACCCGCTCTCGTTCCTGCTGCTCTACTCGATCATGTTCCTGGCGGCCGTCGTCATCGGTGGTCAGGGCAACCGCTGGGGTGTCCTCGTCGGAGCCTTCGTCGTCGCCTACCTGCCTGAACGGTTCCGCGAGTTCACCGACTTCCGCGTCCTGGTGTTCGGTGCCGCGCTGATGCTGCTGGCCATCTTCCGGTCCGAGGGCCTGCTACCACCGCGCCGAACCGTGCGGGCCAAGCAGGTCGAGGCGGAGATCGAGGCTCTCGAAGAGGGCGCTGACGGAGAGGAGACCTCCCGTGTCTGA
- a CDS encoding ABC transporter ATP-binding protein, whose translation MSDDTTTSTRTTSGAERRRVLEIDSLTLKFGGLTALDDVTFHIEEGEILGLIGPNGAGKTTCFNAITGIYGPTSGDIRFLGDSIAGRKRFEITKLGIARTFQNIRLFRQMTALENVLVGADAQHSTGMASALFRLPKHRREEREGHERAMELLKFMGLTKRADELAANLSYGDQRRLEIARAMATNPKLICLDEPAAGFNPAEKVQLMDLIRRVRDQGYTVLLIEHDMKLVMGVTDRIVVLEFGKKIADGAPAEIRDNPAVIAAYLGVDEEDAS comes from the coding sequence GTGTCTGACGACACCACCACCTCAACCAGAACCACGTCGGGCGCCGAGCGTCGCCGGGTCCTGGAGATCGACTCGTTGACCTTGAAGTTCGGCGGGCTGACAGCGCTCGACGACGTCACGTTCCACATCGAGGAAGGCGAGATCCTCGGGCTGATCGGTCCCAACGGGGCCGGGAAGACCACCTGCTTCAACGCGATCACCGGTATCTACGGTCCGACCAGTGGTGACATCCGCTTCCTGGGCGACTCCATCGCCGGCCGCAAGCGCTTCGAGATCACCAAGCTCGGCATCGCCCGGACGTTCCAGAACATCCGCCTCTTCCGCCAGATGACAGCGCTGGAGAACGTCCTGGTGGGCGCGGACGCGCAGCACTCCACCGGCATGGCCAGCGCACTGTTCCGGCTGCCCAAGCACCGTCGCGAAGAACGCGAGGGGCATGAGCGGGCGATGGAGCTGTTGAAGTTCATGGGCCTGACCAAGCGGGCCGACGAGCTGGCGGCCAACCTGTCCTACGGTGACCAGCGGCGTCTCGAGATCGCCCGAGCGATGGCCACCAATCCCAAACTGATCTGCCTCGACGAGCCGGCAGCCGGCTTCAACCCGGCCGAGAAGGTCCAGCTCATGGACCTGATCCGCCGGGTGCGCGACCAGGGCTACACCGTCCTGCTGATCGAGCACGACATGAAGCTGGTCATGGGCGTCACGGACCGGATCGTGGTGCTCGAGTTCGGCAAGAAGATCGCCGACGGCGCTCCTGCCGAGATCCGAGACAACCCGGCGGTCATCGCCGCCTACCTGGGAGTGGATGAAGAAGATGCTTCTTGA
- a CDS encoding ABC transporter ATP-binding protein — MLLEVEGLCVNYGHIEAIRDITFGVEEGSITTLIGANGAGKTTTLKTISGLRKVREGRILFEGKDITQLAPYDRVKLGLSQSPEGRGCFPGMTVRENLDMGAFVRKDARSAAYAKDLERVYELFPRLKERANQQAGTMSGGEQQMLAIGRALMAKPRLVLLDEPSMGLAPKFIQQIFSIIGEINAQGTTVLLVEQNAAQALKRADTAHILETGEIVRSGTGAELAGDDSVRAAYLGGDV, encoded by the coding sequence ATGCTTCTTGAGGTCGAGGGCCTGTGCGTCAACTACGGGCACATCGAGGCCATCCGTGACATCACGTTCGGCGTCGAGGAGGGCAGCATCACCACCCTGATCGGCGCCAACGGTGCCGGCAAGACCACCACCCTGAAGACGATCTCGGGCCTGCGCAAGGTGCGTGAGGGTCGAATCCTCTTCGAGGGCAAGGACATCACGCAGCTGGCGCCCTACGACCGGGTGAAGCTCGGGCTCTCGCAGTCACCCGAAGGTCGAGGTTGTTTCCCCGGCATGACGGTGCGCGAGAACCTGGACATGGGTGCCTTCGTCCGCAAGGACGCGCGCAGTGCTGCCTACGCCAAGGACCTCGAGCGGGTCTACGAGCTGTTCCCGCGGCTCAAGGAGCGCGCCAACCAGCAGGCCGGCACCATGTCGGGCGGTGAGCAGCAGATGCTGGCCATCGGACGCGCGCTGATGGCGAAGCCGAGACTCGTGCTCCTGGACGAACCGTCGATGGGACTCGCGCCCAAGTTCATCCAGCAGATCTTCTCGATCATCGGGGAGATCAACGCGCAGGGCACCACGGTGCTGCTGGTGGAGCAGAACGCCGCGCAGGCGCTCAAGCGGGCCGACACCGCGCACATCCTCGAGACCGGGGAGATCGTCCGCTCTGGGACCGGTGCCGAGCTCGCCGGCGACGATTCGGTGCGCGCCGCCTACCTCGGTGGAGACGTCTGA
- a CDS encoding amino acid ABC transporter ATP-binding protein, translating into MSQPAASTTRPGTPAIDVRDLHKSFGSNEVLKGIDFHVDQGEVVCVIGPSGSGKSTLLRCINRLEEPDSGQVLVEGIDIIDPETDLDAVRSRIGMVFQQFNLFPHMSVMRNLTVAQMKVRKRSKGEAVKIARANLERVGLADKEDAYPAHLSGGQMQRVAIARALSMDPDMMLFDEPTSALDPELVGDVLEVMKTLASEGMTMMVVTHEMGFAREVGDKVVFMDGGVIVEEGDPRELLSNPQHERTQAFLSKVL; encoded by the coding sequence ATGTCCCAGCCAGCGGCCTCCACGACCCGACCGGGAACCCCGGCCATCGACGTCCGCGACCTGCACAAGTCGTTCGGCAGCAACGAGGTGCTCAAGGGCATCGACTTCCACGTTGACCAGGGCGAGGTCGTGTGCGTCATCGGCCCGTCGGGCTCAGGCAAGTCGACCTTGCTGCGCTGCATCAACCGGCTCGAGGAACCGGACTCCGGACAGGTGCTGGTCGAGGGGATCGACATCATCGATCCCGAGACCGACCTCGACGCCGTCCGGTCGCGGATCGGCATGGTGTTCCAGCAGTTCAACCTCTTCCCCCACATGAGCGTGATGCGCAACCTCACGGTCGCGCAGATGAAGGTCCGCAAGCGGTCGAAGGGCGAGGCAGTCAAGATCGCCCGCGCCAACCTGGAGAGGGTCGGGCTCGCGGACAAGGAGGACGCCTACCCCGCGCACCTCTCGGGTGGTCAGATGCAGCGGGTGGCGATCGCCCGCGCTCTGTCGATGGACCCCGACATGATGCTCTTCGACGAGCCGACCTCGGCTCTCGACCCTGAGCTGGTCGGTGACGTGCTCGAGGTGATGAAGACCCTGGCCTCCGAGGGCATGACCATGATGGTGGTGACCCACGAGATGGGGTTCGCCCGGGAGGTCGGCGACAAGGTCGTCTTCATGGACGGCGGCGTCATCGTCGAGGAGGGCGACCCGCGTGAGCTGCTGTCCAATCCGCAGCACGAACGCACCCAGGCCTTCCTCTCCAAGGTCCTCTAG
- a CDS encoding amino acid ABC transporter permease, protein MPLKRSTRRHISRAVLYAVLLVLAVLLYLAADWPSIKSNFFASAGIGNPLVGDWGTWPDLITIGVKNTLIYTVIAFTVGLVLAVVLALMKLSPVGPYRWLATIYIEFFRGLPALLVVLVMAFGIPIAFQWTPPGGSVGAGVLGLILVAGAYMAETIRAGIQAVPKGQTEAARSLGMSAGHTTTTVVLPQAFRIVIPPLTNEFVLLIKDTALLFVIGFAASQRELTTLGRDLISSGPTAGTSTALIQAAILYLLITIPLTRLVAWLERKQQRAR, encoded by the coding sequence GTGCCTCTGAAGCGTTCGACGCGTCGCCACATCAGCAGGGCGGTCCTCTATGCCGTCCTGCTGGTGCTGGCCGTCCTTCTCTACCTCGCGGCCGACTGGCCCAGCATCAAGTCCAACTTCTTCGCCTCGGCCGGCATCGGCAACCCGCTGGTCGGCGACTGGGGCACGTGGCCCGACCTGATCACGATCGGCGTCAAGAACACCCTGATCTACACGGTCATCGCCTTCACTGTCGGCCTGGTGCTGGCGGTCGTGCTGGCACTGATGAAGCTCTCGCCCGTTGGCCCCTACCGCTGGCTCGCCACCATCTACATCGAGTTCTTCCGGGGTCTGCCCGCCCTGCTGGTGGTGCTCGTGATGGCGTTCGGCATCCCGATCGCCTTCCAGTGGACTCCGCCGGGCGGCTCGGTCGGTGCGGGCGTGCTCGGCCTGATCCTGGTCGCCGGCGCCTACATGGCCGAGACGATCCGGGCCGGCATCCAGGCGGTCCCCAAGGGACAGACCGAGGCAGCGCGCTCCCTGGGGATGAGTGCGGGGCACACCACGACGACGGTCGTGCTGCCCCAGGCCTTCCGGATCGTGATCCCGCCGCTCACCAATGAGTTCGTGCTGCTGATCAAGGACACGGCGCTGCTGTTCGTCATCGGCTTCGCCGCCTCCCAGCGTGAGCTCACGACGCTGGGGCGTGACCTCATCTCGTCCGGTCCGACGGCCGGTACGTCCACCGCCCTGATCCAGGCCGCCATCCTCTATCTCCTGATCACCATCCCGCTGACCCGCCTGGTGGCGTGGCTCGAGCGCAAGCAGCAAAGGGCACGGTGA
- a CDS encoding basic amino acid ABC transporter substrate-binding protein, translated as MSTRSVIRSIALIPVLALAFTACGGDSGDDEASDTGTSESSLQTVSEGTLTVCSDVPYPPFEDFDETSESGFKGFDIDIVQAIADGLELELEVKDSSFDALQSGQALNAGQCDMAASAMTITEERKAAIDFSEGYYDSQQSLLVPEDSDIESIDDLDGVKVGVQQGTTGKTFAEENATGAELVSFPSDAEMFQAIKAGQVEALLQDLPVNINHQDAGGFKVVETYSTDESYGLAMKKGSTELVEAVDEQLAEMREDGSYDEIYNKYFATE; from the coding sequence ATGTCCACACGCTCAGTCATCCGTTCCATTGCCCTGATCCCTGTGCTCGCCCTCGCCTTCACCGCCTGTGGCGGTGACTCCGGCGACGACGAGGCCAGCGACACCGGCACCAGCGAATCCAGTCTCCAGACGGTTTCCGAGGGCACCCTCACCGTCTGCTCCGACGTCCCCTACCCCCCGTTCGAGGACTTCGACGAGACCTCCGAGTCGGGCTTCAAGGGCTTCGACATCGACATCGTCCAGGCGATCGCCGACGGCCTCGAGCTCGAGCTCGAGGTCAAGGACTCGTCCTTCGACGCCCTGCAGAGCGGCCAGGCCCTCAACGCCGGCCAGTGCGACATGGCTGCCAGCGCGATGACGATCACCGAGGAGCGCAAGGCCGCCATCGACTTCTCCGAGGGCTACTACGACTCCCAGCAGTCGCTCCTCGTGCCCGAGGACTCCGACATCGAGAGCATCGACGACCTCGACGGCGTGAAGGTCGGCGTCCAGCAGGGCACCACCGGCAAGACGTTTGCCGAGGAGAACGCCACCGGCGCGGAGCTGGTCTCGTTCCCGAGCGACGCCGAGATGTTCCAGGCGATCAAGGCCGGTCAGGTCGAGGCGCTGCTGCAGGACCTCCCGGTCAACATCAACCACCAGGACGCGGGCGGCTTCAAGGTCGTCGAGACCTACTCCACCGACGAGTCCTACGGCCTGGCGATGAAGAAGGGCAGCACCGAGCTCGTCGAGGCTGTGGACGAGCAGCTCGCCGAGATGCGCGAGGACGGCTCGTACGACGAGATCTACAACAAGTACTTCGCCACCGAGTGA
- a CDS encoding GNAT family N-acetyltransferase: protein MSMSRTPVQVRPARTTDARALRELWADVLRRGTPQEQMADLERLILDCADREDRYLAVAELDGQVAGAVFLHNTTLTQLNLEPTVLAVSPHVLPEFRRRGVGTALMDAATRFAELQGVATVATAAAASSRDANRFMARLSFTPQATLRAAATSAVRAKLSSRRSSTRQRGSRQVDKVLAARRMGRENVAS, encoded by the coding sequence ATGAGCATGAGTAGGACGCCGGTCCAGGTACGGCCCGCGAGGACCACCGATGCTCGGGCGCTGCGTGAGCTGTGGGCCGATGTCCTGCGGCGCGGCACGCCGCAGGAGCAGATGGCCGACCTCGAGCGCCTGATCCTCGACTGCGCTGATCGTGAGGACCGCTACCTCGCGGTCGCGGAGCTCGACGGCCAGGTCGCCGGTGCCGTCTTCCTGCACAACACGACGCTGACGCAGCTCAACCTCGAGCCGACGGTGCTGGCGGTCTCGCCCCACGTCCTGCCCGAGTTCCGCCGCCGCGGTGTCGGTACGGCGCTGATGGATGCCGCGACCAGGTTCGCCGAGCTCCAAGGCGTCGCCACGGTGGCCACCGCCGCCGCCGCGAGCTCGCGCGACGCCAACCGGTTCATGGCCAGGCTCTCGTTCACCCCGCAGGCCACGCTGCGCGCTGCGGCGACGTCGGCCGTCCGCGCCAAGCTGTCCTCGCGCCGCTCCTCGACGCGGCAGCGCGGCTCCCGCCAGGTCGACAAGGTGCTGGCCGCGCGACGCATGGGCCGCGAGAACGTCGCCAGCTGA
- a CDS encoding hotdog fold thioesterase gives MTNPKLPETDLSIEDFIAVMPQGMGALNEKMGVRITEISTDRIVATMPVEGNTQPYGLLHGGASVVLAETLGSIGSAIHAAPDKIPVGVDINATHHRSATEGTVTGTATPIHLGRSMAAFEVVITDEAGRRVCTSRITCALLTR, from the coding sequence ATGACCAACCCCAAGCTGCCCGAGACCGACCTCTCGATCGAGGACTTCATCGCCGTGATGCCGCAGGGCATGGGCGCACTCAACGAGAAGATGGGCGTGCGGATCACCGAGATCTCGACTGACCGGATCGTGGCGACAATGCCGGTCGAGGGCAACACCCAGCCCTACGGCCTGCTCCACGGCGGGGCGTCGGTGGTGCTGGCCGAGACCCTGGGGTCCATCGGCTCCGCGATCCACGCCGCCCCGGACAAGATCCCGGTGGGTGTCGACATCAACGCCACGCACCACCGCTCGGCGACCGAGGGCACGGTCACCGGCACCGCCACGCCGATCCACCTGGGTCGCAGCATGGCCGCCTTCGAGGTCGTCATCACCGACGAGGCAGGCCGTCGTGTGTGCACGTCGCGCATCACCTGTGCGCTGCTGACGCGCTGA
- a CDS encoding lipopolysaccharide biosynthesis protein: protein MKEKVSRLASSSSGIAVSMAVMNVSTYGFVIIASPLLGTEGFGALAASLNVMLVISVGALGLQATAARRISAEPDHVAQIQRSILRVTSVAAMSLGLVMLVLSPLIQRLLNLDQIGAAVIIAICAVPMTITGGLAGILQGERRWAPLGMLYVASGVPRLLIGGAFIAWRPTEFWSLVGVGVSFWAPVLVGLWALRHDRLAGPVSARHSGRSMFKESVLNGQALFAFFALSSVDIILARNVMSEHDAGLYAGGLILTKAMLFLPQFVVIVAFPSMATGGERRKALTVSLGLVATLGAVGTAASWFLSGIAIHFVGGAEYVEVEPKLWIFAVLGTLLSMIQLLVYSVLARQGTGSVYLVWLALATLVGVGLTTDSVMGLATTVVIVDLCLLAVLLAVAAWFLRDDAPVAERSTSALV from the coding sequence ATGAAAGAGAAGGTGTCGCGCCTCGCGAGCAGCAGCTCCGGGATCGCGGTCTCGATGGCGGTCATGAACGTCTCCACCTACGGTTTCGTCATCATCGCCTCGCCCCTGCTCGGCACCGAGGGCTTCGGTGCGCTGGCAGCCTCGCTCAACGTCATGCTCGTCATCAGTGTCGGGGCCCTCGGACTCCAGGCGACAGCTGCTCGCCGGATCTCGGCAGAACCTGACCACGTGGCCCAGATCCAGCGTTCGATCTTGCGAGTGACCTCTGTGGCCGCCATGTCGCTGGGCCTGGTCATGCTGGTGCTGAGCCCCCTCATCCAGCGCCTGCTCAACCTGGACCAGATCGGCGCCGCGGTCATCATCGCGATCTGCGCAGTGCCCATGACCATCACGGGCGGACTGGCCGGGATCCTCCAGGGGGAGCGCCGATGGGCACCGTTGGGCATGCTCTACGTCGCCTCCGGTGTCCCCCGACTGCTGATCGGCGGGGCATTCATCGCGTGGCGGCCCACGGAGTTCTGGAGCCTGGTCGGGGTCGGTGTCAGCTTCTGGGCGCCGGTCCTGGTGGGCCTGTGGGCCCTGCGACACGATCGCCTCGCCGGCCCGGTGTCAGCTCGCCACTCGGGCAGGTCCATGTTCAAGGAGAGCGTCCTCAACGGTCAGGCACTCTTCGCCTTCTTCGCCCTCAGCAGCGTCGACATCATCCTGGCGCGCAACGTCATGTCCGAGCACGATGCGGGGCTCTACGCCGGAGGGCTGATCCTGACCAAGGCGATGCTGTTCCTGCCCCAGTTCGTGGTCATCGTCGCCTTCCCGTCGATGGCCACCGGGGGTGAACGGCGCAAGGCCCTGACCGTCAGCCTCGGCCTGGTGGCGACCCTGGGCGCGGTCGGAACGGCCGCGTCCTGGTTCTTGTCCGGCATCGCCATCCACTTCGTGGGCGGCGCGGAATATGTCGAGGTCGAGCCCAAGCTGTGGATCTTCGCCGTTCTCGGGACCCTGCTCTCGATGATCCAGCTGCTCGTCTACTCAGTCCTGGCCAGGCAGGGCACCGGCTCGGTCTACCTGGTGTGGTTGGCCCTCGCGACGTTGGTGGGCGTGGGTCTGACGACCGACTCGGTCATGGGCCTGGCCACCACGGTGGTCATCGTCGATCTCTGCCTGCTCGCCGTGCTGCTGGCGGTGGCGGCCTGGTTCCTGCGCGACGACGCACCTGTGGCCGAGCGTTCGACCTCAGCCCTCGTCTGA
- a CDS encoding glycosyltransferase family 4 protein, producing the protein MSDHSEISGRHVAFFSWRDTHNPEGGGAERYLEKMAEGLVQRGAKVTILCAAHAAAPPDETINGVRLVRRGSKLTVYAEGMKALLRGDLGDVDIVVDVQNGLPFFTRAVTRKPVVVLVHHVHREQWPVVYPGATGRFGWWVERTLAPRLYRSCQYVAVSRATRDELIELGVHHDRIAVVHNGTDPVIPVGVGKTDHPMIAVVGRLVPHKQVEHAIDAALVHRAQHPDLRLHVVGSGWWEGELHAYAAARQAGETVVFEGHVDERRKHEIYEQAWVLALPSLKEGWGLVIGEAGMHRTPAIAYRSAGGTRESIAHGRSGLLVDDEVEFFHAVGQLLEDDALRSVLADGAEAMSHQFTWQHAQESFAHVIASALRQERIDSQDPDEE; encoded by the coding sequence ATGTCAGACCATAGTGAGATCTCCGGCCGACACGTCGCATTCTTCAGCTGGCGTGACACCCACAACCCCGAGGGCGGCGGTGCAGAGCGCTATCTGGAGAAGATGGCAGAGGGTCTCGTCCAACGTGGCGCGAAGGTCACCATCCTCTGCGCGGCGCACGCTGCGGCCCCACCTGACGAGACCATCAACGGTGTTCGGCTGGTGCGCCGCGGCTCCAAGCTGACGGTCTACGCCGAAGGCATGAAGGCCTTGCTGCGCGGAGATCTCGGCGACGTCGACATCGTCGTCGACGTACAGAATGGTCTGCCCTTCTTCACCAGGGCCGTGACGCGCAAGCCCGTCGTGGTCCTCGTCCACCACGTGCATCGTGAGCAGTGGCCGGTCGTCTATCCGGGCGCCACTGGCCGGTTCGGCTGGTGGGTGGAGCGCACCCTGGCTCCTCGGCTCTACCGCTCGTGCCAGTACGTCGCAGTCTCCCGCGCCACACGGGACGAGCTGATCGAGCTCGGCGTGCACCACGATCGCATCGCGGTGGTGCACAACGGCACCGACCCGGTCATCCCTGTCGGGGTCGGCAAGACGGATCACCCGATGATCGCCGTCGTCGGCCGGCTCGTGCCGCACAAGCAGGTCGAGCATGCCATCGACGCGGCACTGGTCCACCGGGCACAGCACCCGGACCTGCGGCTGCACGTCGTCGGCTCCGGCTGGTGGGAGGGCGAGCTGCATGCCTACGCAGCCGCACGCCAGGCAGGCGAGACGGTCGTGTTCGAGGGCCATGTCGACGAACGACGCAAGCACGAGATCTATGAGCAGGCCTGGGTGCTCGCCCTTCCGTCACTGAAGGAGGGCTGGGGCCTCGTGATCGGTGAGGCCGGGATGCACCGGACGCCGGCCATCGCCTACAGGTCCGCAGGCGGCACCCGCGAGTCGATCGCCCACGGACGATCCGGTCTGCTCGTCGACGATGAGGTGGAGTTCTTCCACGCGGTCGGCCAGCTCCTGGAGGACGACGCGCTTCGATCGGTCCTGGCCGACGGGGCTGAGGCAATGAGCCACCAGTTCACCTGGCAACACGCCCAGGAGTCGTTCGCCCACGTGATCGCGAGCGCGCTCCGGCAGGAGCGGATCGACAGCCAGGATCCTGACGAGGAGTGA
- a CDS encoding class I SAM-dependent methyltransferase, translated as MPRPPGAVSARRALRGRRAALRSSPDSTWAPTLRRSIRLLREFRHESADPDRFYGALAEDSVQMLRQYHSLEGATLLDVGGGPDYFRDGFVDAGANYYSVDVEAHELDESSNHRVVGSGMQLPFRSGSVDIAYSSNVLEHVCAPWVMAEEMLRVLKPGGLAFISYTVWYGPWGGHETAPWHYLGGMRARRRYRRKLGVEPKNRFGESLFGVTVRDGARWARRQQVAEVVDLTARYNPAGPSSSCASRSSGR; from the coding sequence GTGCCGCGCCCGCCCGGAGCTGTTTCGGCCCGCCGGGCCCTACGAGGGCGGCGGGCCGCCCTGCGTTCCTCCCCGGACAGCACGTGGGCACCCACCCTGAGGCGGTCGATCCGGCTCCTCCGCGAGTTCCGGCACGAGTCCGCGGACCCCGACAGGTTCTACGGGGCGCTCGCCGAGGACTCGGTGCAGATGCTGCGCCAGTACCACTCCCTCGAGGGGGCGACCCTGCTCGATGTCGGTGGCGGCCCGGACTACTTCCGCGACGGGTTCGTCGATGCGGGCGCTAACTACTACTCCGTCGACGTCGAGGCGCACGAGCTCGACGAGTCGTCGAACCACCGGGTGGTGGGCAGTGGGATGCAGCTGCCCTTCCGTTCCGGCTCCGTCGACATCGCCTACTCCTCCAACGTCCTCGAGCACGTCTGTGCTCCGTGGGTGATGGCCGAGGAGATGCTGCGCGTCCTCAAGCCCGGCGGCCTGGCGTTCATCAGCTACACGGTCTGGTACGGCCCCTGGGGCGGACACGAGACAGCGCCCTGGCACTACCTCGGCGGCATGAGGGCCCGGCGGCGCTACCGCAGGAAATTGGGGGTCGAGCCCAAGAACCGGTTCGGGGAGAGCCTGTTCGGGGTCACGGTGCGCGACGGTGCGCGCTGGGCCAGGCGTCAGCAGGTGGCCGAGGTGGTGGACCTGACCGCGAGGTACAACCCCGCTGGTCCCAGTTCCTCCTGCGCATCCCGATCCTCAGGGAGGTGA
- a CDS encoding acyltransferase family protein — protein MTIHEADSAQQVDHLLHDPSGGATPVFAVLDPLRAVGALAVVLTHVTFWTGDYFRHGIVGLMLPRLDVGVAIFFVLSGFLLSHQYLASAVRGRPHDGVRRYYWKRFLRIYPPYLIAVVLAMVFVRVDDEPTLHDWVTVLWMGDIYVSDSLRFGQTQMWSLATEVSFYIVLPLLMWLAGAKGRLRPTTRRVMGMVLALVALNVAWTLLLNKWAYDLETGLPGQWLPNYLMWFAGGIALAWAHVITTTRGPGPWLHRLITLGRQPGVCWAIALSLLVVAATPLSGPALFDPSTPGEALTRQTLYALIGVLLVLTGVFSDPDSTYARVMSTRLARRLGHISFGVFCIHLVVLHFVYWATPYVKFEGNHLWPVLGLTLLITLPLAELIYRLVERPSMRLRHVGSATARTTPVRAATHKS, from the coding sequence ATGACGATCCACGAGGCCGACTCGGCGCAACAGGTCGACCATCTCCTGCACGACCCCAGCGGCGGCGCCACGCCGGTCTTCGCCGTCCTCGACCCGCTGCGCGCGGTCGGCGCCCTGGCCGTGGTGCTGACTCACGTGACCTTCTGGACCGGTGACTACTTCCGCCACGGCATCGTCGGGCTGATGCTCCCCCGTCTGGACGTCGGCGTCGCGATCTTCTTCGTCCTCTCCGGGTTCCTGCTCTCCCACCAATATCTCGCCAGCGCGGTCCGCGGCCGGCCCCATGACGGGGTCCGGCGCTACTACTGGAAGCGCTTCCTGCGCATCTATCCGCCCTACCTCATCGCGGTCGTGCTCGCGATGGTGTTCGTGCGGGTCGATGACGAGCCGACGCTGCACGACTGGGTGACCGTGCTGTGGATGGGCGACATCTACGTCAGTGACTCGCTCCGCTTCGGCCAGACACAGATGTGGAGCCTGGCGACCGAGGTGTCCTTCTACATCGTGCTTCCGCTGCTGATGTGGCTGGCCGGCGCCAAGGGGCGACTGCGGCCGACGACCCGTCGAGTCATGGGCATGGTCCTGGCGCTGGTGGCGCTGAACGTGGCCTGGACGCTGCTGCTCAACAAGTGGGCCTACGACCTGGAGACAGGACTCCCCGGGCAGTGGCTTCCCAACTACCTCATGTGGTTCGCCGGTGGGATCGCGCTTGCCTGGGCCCACGTCATCACCACGACGAGGGGGCCCGGTCCGTGGCTCCACCGGCTGATCACTCTCGGGCGACAGCCGGGCGTGTGCTGGGCGATCGCGCTCAGCCTGCTGGTGGTCGCTGCGACCCCCCTCAGCGGACCGGCGCTGTTCGACCCCTCGACTCCCGGTGAGGCGCTCACCCGGCAGACCCTCTACGCACTCATCGGCGTGCTGCTGGTCCTCACCGGGGTCTTCAGCGATCCGGACTCGACCTACGCGCGGGTCATGTCAACCCGGCTGGCCCGGCGTCTCGGGCACATCTCCTTCGGCGTCTTCTGCATCCACCTCGTGGTGCTCCACTTCGTCTACTGGGCGACGCCCTACGTGAAGTTCGAAGGCAACCACCTGTGGCCGGTCCTCGGCCTGACGTTGTTGATCACCCTGCCGCTGGCCGAGCTGATCTATCGCCTCGTCGAGCGGCCGTCGATGCGTCTGCGCCACGTCGGCTCGGCCACGGCGAGGACCACCCCGGTCAGGGCCGCGACACACAAGAGCTGA